In Bos indicus x Bos taurus breed Angus x Brahman F1 hybrid chromosome 23, Bos_hybrid_MaternalHap_v2.0, whole genome shotgun sequence, a single genomic region encodes these proteins:
- the C23H6orf141 gene encoding uncharacterized protein C6orf141 homolog, which translates to MNGPHTGMGAPGPRGAPDLADSPRSEQRCQQFALEAGRWAPSAPGARNLSAAESSRRQGGAHEDREVGENADCDSWVRDKVLFLLHPERWLGTKGDAAPEEVADEEDLFKAQGQDREPNCSSPLFPRKIRISGSRVDAPSRAPKPLLVRVLDYEVTQEVLEVAWAKGSMTTLTEERSMTAVTFRTNRE; encoded by the coding sequence ATGAATGGCCCTCATACTGGAATGGGGGCCCCGGGTCCCCGCGGGGCTCCAGATCTCGCAGACTCGCCCCGCAGCGAGCAACGCTGCCAGCAGTTTGCGCTCGAGGCGGGGCGCTGGGCTCCCTCGGCCCCAGGTGCCCGGAATCTCTCGGCGGCGGAATCGAGCCGCAGGCAGGGCGGTGCCCACGAGGACCGCGAGGTGGGGGAGAATGCGGACTGTGATTCCTGGGTCCGAGATAAAGTGCTCTTTCTTTTGCACCCGGAGAGGTGGTTGGGGACTAAGGGGGACGCCGCGCCGGAAGAGGTGGCCGATGAGGAGGACCTTTTCAAAGCGCAAGGACAAGACCGGGAACCCAACTGCTCTTCTCCTCTCTTTCCACGGAAAATTCGAATTTCTGGCAGCCGTGTAGACGCTCCCTCTCGAGCTCCCAAACCCCTGCTCGTGCGGGTCTTGGATTATGAGGTGACACAAGAAGTCCTGGAGGTCGCATGGGCGAAGGGTAGCATGACCACGCTGACAGAGGAGCGCTCCATGACCGCGGTTACTTTCCGCACCAACAGGGAGTGA